A part of Paenibacillus sp. sptzw28 genomic DNA contains:
- a CDS encoding alpha-L-arabinofuranosidase C-terminal domain-containing protein, whose product MSRLEVNPRRELGRRDKKIFGHFLEHFHRQIYGGILDPESALSGSSGYRQDVVEALKRIEVPIVRWPGGCFVSAYHWKDAIGKQRTPYFDKAWRVEESNLFGTDEFIEYCRLIGAEPYICTNAGTGSPEEMSDWVEYCNLPTEGKWAKLRIENGHPEPYKVKYWSIGNENYGDWEMGAKNLREWGRFVKESAKMMKRVDPNIELLAASISDLDWNLNLLREAGNYLDWISIHDYWDHLGQVNDLSNYETCMAYTMEIEKPILKTKNILGSLGYLGRIRIAYDEWNLRGWHHPDINSGTKDYITPRDKNDINSSYTMADAVFTACFLNQCHKHSDVVGMANFAPTVNTRGAIFTHQDGIVLRSSYFVFELYVRHLGDIVVDSWLSENPAFDVEKAGKTTSVPHVDAVATKRTGSEDLGIALVNRHPDLAETVSLHLGSAVQYSNAVLYSLVGDSKDAYNDIGKEQVRVIEQPLRWNTLSDVTVEIQPHSVNVLVIK is encoded by the coding sequence ATGTCTAGGTTGGAGGTTAATCCAAGGAGAGAACTTGGCAGAAGAGACAAGAAAATTTTCGGTCACTTTCTGGAGCATTTTCATCGTCAAATCTATGGCGGCATCCTTGATCCGGAGTCCGCATTGTCAGGCAGCAGCGGATATCGTCAAGACGTAGTGGAAGCACTTAAACGAATTGAGGTTCCGATTGTACGCTGGCCAGGCGGCTGCTTTGTTTCTGCCTACCACTGGAAAGATGCAATAGGAAAGCAGCGCACGCCTTACTTTGATAAGGCATGGCGGGTAGAGGAATCGAATCTGTTCGGCACGGACGAGTTTATTGAATATTGCCGGTTGATCGGCGCAGAGCCATATATTTGCACAAATGCCGGGACGGGGTCACCTGAAGAAATGAGCGATTGGGTTGAGTACTGCAACCTCCCTACTGAAGGAAAATGGGCGAAGCTCCGTATTGAAAACGGCCATCCTGAGCCCTATAAAGTAAAATACTGGAGCATCGGCAATGAAAACTACGGCGACTGGGAAATGGGGGCCAAGAATCTTAGGGAATGGGGGCGTTTCGTAAAGGAATCGGCGAAAATGATGAAGCGGGTTGACCCGAACATCGAGCTGCTGGCAGCGAGCATTTCGGATTTGGATTGGAATCTGAATTTGCTGCGGGAAGCGGGGAATTATTTGGATTGGATTTCGATTCACGACTATTGGGATCATCTGGGCCAAGTCAACGATTTATCGAATTATGAAACTTGTATGGCTTATACCATGGAAATTGAGAAGCCTATTCTAAAGACGAAAAATATTCTCGGCTCGCTCGGCTATCTGGGCAGAATCCGTATTGCCTATGACGAATGGAATCTTCGGGGCTGGCATCATCCGGATATTAATTCCGGAACCAAAGATTATATAACGCCGAGGGATAAAAACGACATTAATTCCAGCTACACCATGGCGGATGCCGTGTTTACAGCCTGTTTCTTAAATCAGTGTCACAAGCATAGCGATGTCGTCGGAATGGCGAATTTCGCCCCGACCGTCAATACAAGAGGAGCCATCTTTACGCATCAAGACGGGATCGTCCTGAGATCCAGTTACTTTGTGTTTGAGCTCTATGTTCGTCACTTAGGAGATATCGTCGTTGACTCTTGGCTGTCGGAAAATCCGGCTTTCGATGTGGAGAAGGCCGGCAAGACAACCAGTGTCCCGCATGTTGATGCAGTCGCCACCAAACGGACGGGAAGCGAAGATTTGGGAATTGCTTTGGTCAATCGCCATCCGGATCTGGCGGAAACCGTTTCCCTGCATCTTGGCAGTGCAGTCCAATATTCGAACGCGGTCCTTTATAGTTTGGTCGGCGATTCGAAAGACGCTTACAACGATATCGGCAAAGAGCAGGTCCGTGTCATCGAGCAGCCTTTGCGTTGGAATACGCTCTCTGATGTTACGGTCGAAATTCAACCCCATTCCGTGAACGTTTTGGTCATCAAGTAA
- a CDS encoding LacI family DNA-binding transcriptional regulator, with protein sequence MSVTIKDIAQICKVSEGTVDRALNARPGISKKTKEYILKVAKELNYSPNHLARGLAKGRSMTLGVILFDVRNPYFAQLMNAIEVKAREQEYIVFPIFTHHDPHNERKALEHFKTRQVDGIIMFSVQSGHEFEKELLDLKIPIVTIGNRISGGWTYVGINERESMKDAVKHVVSQGYEEIIYICPPLARRGEVNLYTLEERLAGCREGLSEMGKKEPLVIMDADYIKAVSQIDLESELKKAIVCPADIYALEVLNHFKKNKIRVPEQVGLMGFDDIDMLKYISPRLCSVRYPVSEIGITAVGRLLEEIDGNHNKHLNVLLLQHQIVTGESL encoded by the coding sequence ATGTCAGTCACGATTAAAGATATAGCCCAAATATGCAAGGTTTCCGAAGGTACCGTCGACCGTGCGTTAAACGCCAGGCCGGGAATTAGCAAGAAGACGAAAGAATATATTCTAAAAGTCGCGAAAGAGTTAAACTACTCGCCCAATCATTTAGCCCGGGGTCTTGCCAAGGGCCGGTCGATGACACTCGGCGTCATTTTATTCGATGTCCGAAATCCATATTTTGCGCAGTTAATGAACGCCATTGAGGTCAAAGCCAGGGAACAGGAGTATATCGTTTTCCCTATTTTTACGCATCACGATCCTCATAATGAGCGGAAAGCACTCGAGCATTTCAAGACGCGGCAAGTAGACGGGATTATCATGTTCAGCGTACAGTCCGGACATGAATTTGAAAAAGAATTGCTTGATTTAAAGATACCTATCGTTACAATCGGAAATCGTATTTCCGGCGGGTGGACCTATGTAGGCATTAACGAACGTGAATCTATGAAAGACGCTGTGAAACATGTCGTAAGCCAAGGTTACGAAGAAATTATTTATATTTGCCCTCCATTGGCCCGCAGAGGCGAGGTCAATCTTTATACACTGGAAGAAAGATTGGCCGGATGCCGCGAAGGTTTATCGGAAATGGGAAAGAAGGAACCGCTCGTCATCATGGATGCGGATTACATCAAAGCCGTCAGCCAGATAGATCTGGAATCCGAGCTCAAAAAAGCAATTGTATGCCCTGCGGACATCTACGCACTGGAAGTGCTTAATCATTTTAAGAAAAACAAAATCAGAGTCCCTGAACAGGTCGGCCTCATGGGCTTCGATGATATCGATATGTTGAAATATATTTCTCCCAGATTATGCTCCGTACGATACCCTGTAAGCGAGATAGGAATAACAGCAGTGGGTCGCTTGCTTGAAGAAATCGATGGAAACCACAATAAACATTTGAATGTGCTGCTTTTGCAGCATCAAATCGTAACAGGTGAATCTTTATAA
- a CDS encoding ABC transporter permease — MKISTESNQTAFAVPLKGPGRLWTELSILFRIQCAIVRDSWAWVVLMGTMFPLSTVLFMKFFAENPSEEMMIRIIAGNLIFGVIVMGMNSMGQEISWQKHEGHFTYYASLPISKMNFVLANLFRGLLNTIPSFILLGLIGQLIYGIQFHYSWGLPLVVILSLASVVGIGVCIGFWSPNHQLTNMLVQALMLLVTFLSPVMVEIHQLPLPLQWLSYIFPTTYAADAMRNVLVTGWSGGVMLDCVVLLGYSLVTIVLINKMVNWRVKN; from the coding sequence ATGAAGATTTCAACCGAATCGAATCAAACGGCGTTTGCGGTTCCGTTAAAGGGACCGGGCAGGCTGTGGACCGAACTCTCCATCCTGTTTCGCATTCAATGTGCGATCGTCAGGGACAGCTGGGCTTGGGTCGTCCTGATGGGCACCATGTTTCCCCTGTCGACGGTCTTGTTTATGAAGTTTTTCGCCGAAAATCCGAGTGAAGAGATGATGATCCGGATTATCGCGGGCAATTTGATTTTCGGTGTCATCGTGATGGGGATGAACAGCATGGGGCAGGAAATTTCCTGGCAGAAGCATGAAGGTCATTTTACGTACTACGCCTCCCTGCCAATTTCAAAAATGAACTTCGTGCTTGCCAATCTGTTTAGGGGACTGCTCAATACGATTCCTTCGTTTATTCTCCTTGGCTTGATCGGACAGTTGATCTACGGGATTCAGTTTCATTATTCATGGGGGCTTCCTCTGGTTGTTATTCTCTCGCTCGCAAGTGTGGTCGGAATCGGGGTGTGCATCGGCTTCTGGTCACCGAACCATCAGTTGACCAACATGCTGGTTCAGGCGCTGATGTTGCTCGTCACGTTCCTCTCGCCCGTCATGGTTGAGATACACCAGCTCCCCCTGCCGCTGCAGTGGCTGTCCTATATATTTCCCACAACTTATGCCGCGGACGCGATGCGGAATGTGCTCGTGACCGGCTGGTCGGGCGGCGTCATGCTGGACTGCGTCGTGCTGCTCGGTTACAGCCTCGTGACGATTGTGCTCATTAACAAAATGGTAAATTGGCGGGTTAAAAACTGA
- a CDS encoding ABC transporter ATP-binding protein: MERMVYEVRDVSKLYKKGKIKANEAITFDIPEGEILGVLGPNGAGKSTLIKQMVGHLKPTEGHILFAGEEVAKQTKKVASLVAYFSQEPHVLSSLKACEALTFTGRLRGMMKSAAEHEAEELLEQFGMTEMRNKQLKDLSGGQKRMIGIGTTLIGHSPVMIFDEPTNELDPKNRRLVWNLIKERNRRGTTVILVTHNVLEAEQVVHRVAVINHGRLLVIDAVSKLKQKVDQRLKFELSTEFGRKEEVIAALNYWGSMQDDGENRLVALVDKQEASRMLDYIIRHPELPIEEYAVKPPSLEDVYFHIDEQVRKEVALV, from the coding sequence ATGGAACGGATGGTTTATGAGGTCCGGGATGTCAGCAAGTTGTATAAGAAAGGCAAGATCAAGGCGAACGAAGCCATTACCTTCGATATTCCTGAAGGGGAGATTCTTGGGGTTCTCGGCCCGAACGGCGCTGGAAAATCAACATTGATCAAGCAGATGGTCGGACATCTGAAGCCCACGGAGGGACATATTCTGTTTGCTGGGGAGGAGGTGGCCAAGCAAACGAAGAAAGTAGCCAGCCTGGTCGCGTACTTTTCGCAGGAGCCGCATGTTCTTTCGTCGCTGAAAGCCTGCGAAGCGCTTACATTTACTGGAAGGCTAAGAGGCATGATGAAATCCGCGGCCGAACATGAAGCGGAGGAGCTGCTTGAGCAGTTCGGCATGACGGAAATGCGCAATAAGCAGCTTAAGGATTTGTCCGGTGGACAGAAGCGAATGATCGGCATCGGTACGACGCTGATCGGACACTCCCCTGTGATGATTTTCGATGAGCCGACGAATGAGCTCGACCCGAAGAACCGGCGCCTCGTCTGGAATCTGATTAAGGAACGCAACCGGCGGGGAACCACCGTTATCCTGGTCACGCACAACGTGCTCGAAGCCGAGCAGGTTGTCCATCGCGTTGCCGTCATTAATCACGGCCGTCTGCTGGTCATCGACGCGGTTTCGAAGCTAAAGCAGAAGGTCGACCAGCGTTTGAAATTCGAGCTGAGTACCGAGTTCGGCCGAAAAGAGGAAGTAATAGCGGCTCTGAATTACTGGGGGAGCATGCAGGACGACGGGGAAAACCGGCTGGTGGCCCTCGTCGATAAGCAGGAAGCGAGCCGGATGCTGGATTATATCATCCGCCACCCGGAGCTACCGATCGAAGAGTACGCGGTAAAACCGCCGAGCCTCGAGGACGTCTATTTCCATATCGACGAACAGGTCCGGAAAGAGGTGGCCTTGGTATGA
- a CDS encoding MBL fold metallo-hydrolase: MNPTLIWDSETAILIDTGTPGQLEQIRAAMDDCGVSMDKLKAIILTHQDTDHIGSLPEILQESDGGIEVYAHQMEKPYIEGNLPLIKVNLDSMAWQLESLSEDECGKVVAYLLENSPKAKVDRTLADRQELPYCGGIQVIYTPGHISLYLKQSKTLVVGDAMFSVEGILRGPHPQSTPDMNTAFRSLEKYLDYDIKSVICYHGGLSRYNVKEQLQELVRKV; this comes from the coding sequence TTGAATCCTACCCTGATTTGGGACAGTGAAACTGCTATTTTAATCGATACCGGCACGCCCGGGCAATTGGAGCAAATACGTGCTGCCATGGACGACTGCGGAGTCTCCATGGATAAGTTGAAAGCAATCATTTTAACTCATCAAGATACTGATCACATAGGTAGTCTTCCTGAAATTCTGCAGGAATCCGATGGAGGTATTGAAGTATACGCTCATCAGATGGAAAAACCGTATATTGAAGGAAATTTGCCCCTTATCAAAGTGAATCTCGATAGTATGGCTTGGCAATTAGAATCCCTTTCGGAAGACGAGTGCGGTAAAGTGGTGGCATACTTGTTGGAGAATTCACCGAAAGCAAAAGTTGACAGAACGTTGGCTGACAGACAAGAGCTTCCGTATTGCGGTGGAATTCAGGTTATCTACACACCTGGACATATTAGTCTTTATTTGAAGCAAAGCAAAACCCTAGTTGTTGGTGACGCCATGTTCAGTGTGGAAGGCATCTTACGGGGACCCCATCCGCAATCCACGCCGGATATGAACACTGCTTTCCGTTCCCTGGAAAAGTATTTGGACTACGATATTAAATCGGTTATTTGTTATCACGGAGGTTTAAGCAGGTATAACGTTAAGGAACAGCTCCAAGAGCTTGTCAGGAAAGTGTAA
- a CDS encoding alkaline phosphatase family protein, with the protein MRKIVSLTAITALTVGLIVPFASVQASVAASTGTSSPIKHLVVIYQENRSYDNYFGTYPTAPGFKALPGTPKAEGIPDGSYNLDENGNKVAPFLFSNQELQTLDVDHGYDDMAKAVNGGKMDGFYLSSENHTKGSGRIAMGYYDYQAIPAYWQYAQHFSMADHWFQPVFGPSTPGALYLVSAQSGNAGNPIKGDPTPAFGPLGGDIYGKRWEPLTYNNIGDELSKKGVSWTWYQGGYASADASYSSHHNPFQYFVNFDKGVYKNNIKDYNDLQKDLDQHQLPDVTFVKGAYGDDEHPGLGNQSTPTAEDFSVQTINALMKSDYWKDTAIIITYDESGGYWDHVAPPQIESGPDGLQGAGPRIPAIVISPYSKQNYVSHTQYDTTSILKFIEWNWGVDALNSRDRSVNNITDMFDFEHPNFAPYIYQLHSIRSNAFGTAASVILNNAPLAQTIPGEYAFYNNDKDMLIPIRDISRSLNATESYDVATRTVTLAYGNHTAALTLNSDKATADGKAVTLEKAVWLSKTGHGYISAKAVHNLPGLEVSTNDQGQTVMTVN; encoded by the coding sequence ATGAGAAAAATCGTTAGTCTCACCGCAATTACCGCGCTGACCGTTGGATTGATCGTTCCGTTCGCAAGTGTACAAGCCTCTGTCGCTGCAAGCACGGGTACGAGTTCGCCAATCAAGCATTTGGTCGTCATATATCAGGAGAACCGTTCCTATGACAATTATTTTGGGACCTATCCGACCGCTCCGGGCTTCAAAGCACTTCCCGGCACGCCGAAAGCGGAAGGCATCCCGGACGGTTCGTATAACCTGGACGAGAACGGCAACAAAGTGGCCCCATTCCTGTTTTCCAATCAAGAACTGCAAACGCTGGACGTAGACCACGGCTACGACGACATGGCCAAAGCAGTCAACGGCGGCAAGATGGACGGCTTCTACCTCTCCTCCGAGAATCACACGAAAGGCTCCGGCCGGATCGCCATGGGCTACTACGATTACCAAGCGATTCCCGCATACTGGCAATACGCGCAGCACTTCAGTATGGCCGATCACTGGTTCCAGCCGGTCTTCGGGCCTTCTACTCCGGGGGCGCTGTATCTTGTCTCGGCCCAATCCGGCAATGCTGGGAACCCGATCAAAGGCGATCCGACTCCCGCTTTCGGTCCTTTGGGCGGTGACATTTACGGCAAACGCTGGGAGCCTCTCACATATAACAATATCGGTGACGAGCTGAGCAAGAAAGGCGTTTCCTGGACGTGGTACCAGGGCGGGTACGCTTCGGCGGATGCTTCCTACTCCTCGCACCACAACCCGTTCCAGTATTTCGTCAACTTCGACAAAGGTGTGTATAAGAACAATATTAAGGACTACAACGATCTGCAAAAGGATTTGGATCAACACCAACTGCCGGACGTCACTTTTGTAAAAGGCGCTTACGGTGACGACGAGCATCCGGGCCTAGGCAATCAGAGCACGCCGACCGCCGAAGATTTCTCTGTACAGACGATCAACGCGCTGATGAAGAGCGACTATTGGAAAGATACGGCTATCATAATCACTTACGACGAATCCGGCGGCTACTGGGATCATGTGGCGCCTCCTCAAATCGAATCCGGTCCCGACGGCTTGCAAGGTGCTGGACCGCGTATTCCCGCAATCGTCATCTCGCCATATTCTAAGCAAAACTATGTGAGCCATACGCAGTATGACACGACCTCCATTCTGAAATTTATCGAATGGAATTGGGGAGTTGACGCGCTTAATTCCCGCGATCGCTCAGTCAACAATATAACGGATATGTTCGACTTCGAACATCCGAACTTTGCGCCTTATATTTATCAGCTGCACAGCATCCGCAGCAACGCCTTCGGCACGGCGGCATCGGTGATTCTCAACAACGCTCCGCTGGCGCAAACCATCCCGGGCGAGTATGCTTTCTACAACAACGATAAAGACATGCTCATTCCAATCAGAGATATTTCCCGCAGCTTGAACGCGACTGAATCTTACGACGTGGCAACGAGGACGGTTACGCTTGCTTACGGCAATCATACTGCAGCGCTTACGCTGAACTCCGACAAAGCGACTGCGGACGGCAAGGCGGTCACTTTGGAGAAAGCGGTCTGGCTCAGTAAGACCGGACATGGATACATTTCTGCAAAAGCTGTTCATAATTTGCCGGGTCTTGAGGTTAGTACGAACGATCAAGGCCAGACGGTGATGACGGTTAACTGA
- a CDS encoding family 43 glycosylhydrolase encodes MSDSKLNATYPIDILRGDYPDPSIVRVGQDYYMTHSSFMYAPGLLIWHSRNLTDWVPLCHALRTYVGDVWAPDLVYVNGLFYIYFPANGTNYVIYAEKAEGPWCDPIDLKVDGIDPGHLLAPDGQRYLYVNYGRAISLAPDGLSATGDLQTVYDGWPIPEDWVVEGMALESPKLLFRGDYYYLICARGGTAGPATTHMAVAARSKHPLGPWENSPYNPLVHTWSKEERWWSKGHGTLVDTPDGKWYFVYHAYEKDYYTLGRQTLLDPIEWTEDGWPIVPQDTDGEMKTVQGNSPELSDDFQGVALGWQWRFYKELDPERYEVGGGVLKLLAKGDSPADSGPLVIIPPDRAYEAEVEIKVGPEAEAGLVLFYNDRCYAGISFTEQAIYRYRRGIKGYHVQGLGSRLHLKLRNDHHTVTMFYSTDGIEWNRHPSALEVSGYNHNNFGEFISLRLGIYAAGNGEAEFSQFRYRRIE; translated from the coding sequence ATGTCCGATTCGAAATTAAACGCAACCTATCCGATCGATATTCTAAGGGGCGATTATCCCGATCCTTCCATCGTCCGGGTAGGTCAAGATTATTACATGACACACTCGTCTTTCATGTATGCTCCAGGGCTTCTCATATGGCATTCCCGCAATCTGACCGACTGGGTCCCCCTTTGCCATGCTCTCCGGACTTATGTCGGAGATGTCTGGGCACCGGATCTGGTCTATGTGAACGGACTCTTTTACATTTACTTTCCCGCTAACGGAACGAATTATGTTATCTATGCAGAGAAAGCGGAAGGTCCTTGGTGCGATCCAATTGATCTGAAAGTAGACGGCATTGATCCGGGGCACCTGCTAGCGCCAGATGGGCAGCGATACCTGTACGTAAACTACGGAAGGGCTATTTCCTTAGCCCCGGACGGCCTTTCCGCAACCGGCGACTTACAAACGGTTTATGATGGATGGCCAATCCCTGAGGATTGGGTTGTGGAAGGGATGGCGCTCGAATCCCCAAAACTACTCTTCCGAGGCGATTATTATTATTTGATTTGCGCGCGAGGCGGAACGGCTGGTCCTGCGACGACCCATATGGCGGTTGCAGCCAGGAGCAAACATCCTTTAGGGCCTTGGGAGAACTCTCCCTATAATCCTCTTGTGCATACTTGGTCGAAGGAAGAACGCTGGTGGTCCAAGGGGCACGGTACACTGGTCGATACACCTGACGGAAAATGGTATTTCGTCTATCATGCCTATGAAAAGGATTATTACACGCTTGGAAGACAAACCTTGCTGGACCCTATCGAGTGGACAGAAGACGGCTGGCCGATCGTACCACAGGATACGGACGGAGAGATGAAGACGGTGCAAGGGAATTCTCCGGAGCTATCTGACGATTTCCAAGGTGTTGCACTCGGTTGGCAGTGGCGATTTTACAAGGAACTGGATCCTGAACGTTATGAAGTAGGCGGGGGCGTCTTGAAGCTGTTGGCCAAAGGGGATTCGCCAGCGGATTCTGGACCGCTCGTCATCATTCCACCCGACCGGGCCTATGAAGCTGAAGTTGAGATTAAGGTCGGGCCTGAAGCTGAAGCAGGACTCGTGCTCTTTTATAACGACCGCTGTTATGCGGGGATCAGCTTTACGGAGCAAGCTATTTATCGATATCGGCGAGGTATCAAAGGCTATCATGTACAAGGCCTGGGCTCCCGGCTTCATTTGAAGCTTAGGAACGACCACCATACAGTGACGATGTTTTACAGTACCGATGGTATTGAGTGGAATCGGCATCCTTCAGCGCTGGAGGTCTCAGGTTATAACCATAATAACTTTGGCGAATTTATTAGCCTTCGTCTAGGCATTTATGCGGCAGGTAACGGAGAGGCTGAATTTTCGCAATTTCGCTACCGTAGGATTGAGTAG